A window of Clostridiisalibacter paucivorans DSM 22131 genomic DNA:
GCTGCCACTAAGGTTTTTCTCATGATCGCCCTTGTGTATGGGTTATCCTCTGCACCAAGATAGTCGATAAGAAGGCTATCTACTCTCTCGGTTCCGTCCCAAACTGGCAGCCCTTCCAGATAATCTTTGATGGGGTGAAACACTCGCTCTGATGCGGCTGTTAATAGCGCATCCTTAATCTTTGCCGGTGACCATATGCCGTAATGCTTATCAAAGTACATCTTGAGATTGGCAAGGTCCGAGTCATTCCACCCTGGCTTGACCTGCTTCCAAGGAAGCTTCCCGTTGACATCTAGTAAATGTGTCATCTGGTTATAGGCCACACCTTTAAGTCTTGGATCGTTTCTAATGATTGTCAGGATGTTGGTTGGTGTATCTTTTACCGTTCCGTTTTTATTCAGTTCAAGTTGTAGCTGCCAGGTGAGATCCTCGTCTTCATCAATCTCTTCTGTTTCATCTTTCTCGGTATTAAAGTCTTCTTCTTCCCTTTCAAACTCCTCTTTCATTTCCTCTTCACGCTCTTTTGCCAGCTGCTTTCTTACCTTTTCATCTGTCGTGCAGAACTCAAGCATAGCCTTTACAGATGGCAGTTGCTTCTTTTCATCTGCCCCTTCATCCAGTTCACCGAAGCGGTGAATCCTTACAAGGTCAAAAGCATTACAGAGATGTCCACATGCTGGATCCGTAGCGTGATGGGAATATGCGTATTTGCCGCTATAGATCACAACACCCGCTGTGGAATCTGCCGGAATATAGTCGTAACGCTCAGGCATGACACTTGGCTGGTAGACGTCTGAAAGAAACGTTTCGATAGCATCTTCAATGGTATAGCTCCTACAAAAGGCTCCGATCAGCCCTTCCTTTCTGATGGGATCCGCTTGCTTTTTCATCAGCCTGTCTAACAGCTTTGTTTGACTTGATGACACCGGCCAGGATGATGTGTCCTGCCAGTTGTCGTACAGCTTTAGAATACTGTCAGGGTTTAAGAAACTTCCTTTGATTTCCCTAAAGAAATATTCTCCATCACTGGATGTGCTTGGCCAGTACATGAGTCTGTTAGGTTCGTAGGTGGTATCATCGAAAAGCTCGATGCCGATTTCTTTGGCGATTCTTCTACTGACCGCTTGGTACTCATCGGCTGTCACTGTTCTTGATAGTGGGATGATCAGCCTGAGCCTGGGTTTTTCCGTTGTGTGTTTGTGGGTGGAGTAGATCACTGATGCGTATCCATAGAGCATCTCCATATTCTCAGCTATGGCCACCGCATCATCTGCATGGTCCATATCAAGGCTTAACATGGAACGGTTTATGACACTGGATTTCATTCTTCTTCCGTCTTTCAGCTGACCGGCTACAAAGCCGCCCACATCTTTCACATTGTCCTGCTGGTACTTCTTCATCTTGCGATACTCTTCTTGGGTTTCACTTGTGACGGTGGTTTGGGAGAGTCGTTTTGCAAACTCCTCCCAGGACACCGTCTGTTCTTTCCAAACTTTATCTTTACGGCTGTTGCCTGTTGAAATAATAAATTTCATGGCGTCCTCCTTCTTTCTTGATTGATGAGGTTTGTATGATCCGGACTTTACTCGATGCAGTCAGGGCAAATATCCAACCATTCCCCTTCGACTCTCTTACTCTTCCATCCGATGTCTTCTCTGGCGTCTATTGCGTTTTGAAAACTCTCAAACTCCTCGTCCGTTCCCGCTCCGCATATATCACAAATTAAAGTGTATTTTCCGTACTCTTTTGAAATCATCTATCTTTCCTCGCTTTCACAATCATTAGTTTGACTTTTCTTGTAGTTCAGATAGGCTTCGGCAATCACTTCATAAACATCAGCCATTTTCTCAAAATCAACTTCTGTGGCTTTACTCATATAACTGACTCCCACATCCGCTTTGGCAATCTCCGTAATGGCTTTTAATATTTTGTGCTCGAAGAATCCTCCATCAAATTTGCCAAATCTAAGTTCATCTCTAAACTTCTTTCTGACTTCTCTATATCTGCCGGTAGTAAACTTGTTTCGATCCCCCATGTTGATTTGAACTTTCTCTATTTGCTTTTTTACTTCTGCTTGGATAAACTGTTCTAAATTATCTATTTCATACATCTTGTTCTCCTCCGTTTCTTCAGTTTTTACTAGCTTTATCTCTTTGATATTTTCATTAATCCTTCTGATAAAAGTCACACTCATAGCCGTCTGCATCAAGGGGTAACCCCTCCGACCATTTGGGACTTTCGCTCATGATGCTGCACACTTCTTCTACGCTGGACTCGCCCATAGGCACTTCACAGATCACCTCGTCATGCACATGAGCAACAATGGCAAATCCAGCTTTATCAAGTCTTAGCATGGCTTCAGCCAGAAGATCTCTGGATGCAGCTTGAACAATGTTCTCCACAATCTTTGGTCCGTAGGTTTCTATCCTCTCCCACTTTTTCGTGGTTCCGATACCTTCATAGGTCAGACCCTCTCGTCCAAATTTATTCAACATCAGCTTTGGCTTCACATAGACCAGGTCACGACCTGACGGGAGAGTCACGAAAAGCATGCCGCTTTTATAAGTGAAGATAATCCCGTGAGTTCTTGCCCGGGTTCTTTCTTTCACTGCTTTGATGGCCATCTTGTCCACTTCCCACCAGAAATTCACGATGTGGGGGTTGGCTCTACGCCAGTTGTCAATAAGACCTTGTAGCTCGTTTTCTTTCACGCCCATTTCGAGTGCACCCATAGACTTAAGTGCTCCAACCCCACCGCCATATCCACAGGCAAGTTCAGAGATTTTTCCCTTTTGCCTCAGCGGGCTACCCTTTGTGATTTCATCAATAGGCACATGAAACATTTGTGAAGCAGAAGCTTCATAGATCTTTCCGTGAGACTGGAATACTTCAAGTCTCCACTTCTCGCCGGCGAGCCAGGATAGTACCCTCGCTTCTATGGCTGAAAAGTCAGCCACGATGAACCTGTGACCCTCTCTTGGAATGAATGCGGTTCTAATGAGTTCTGACAGTACCCCCGGTGTATTCCCAAAGAGCATCTGCAGATCATCAAAACGTCCTTCTTTCACCAGATCTCTTGCAAGCTTTAGGTCTACAAGGTGGTTCTGTGGGAGATTTTGGACTTGTACCAGCCTTCCGGCAAACCGTCCTGTTCGATTGGCGCCATAGAACTGAAAGAGTCCATGGACTCTGCCATCTGAACAAACCGCCCTTTCAATGGCTTCATATTTTCTGACACTGGTCTTAGCCATGAGGAGCCTAAGCTTTAATGCTTCTTCCACCTCACCCTCAGTTTCACTGACCAGCTCTTTTACGTTTTTCTTTGATAGGCTCTCGACTTCCACGCCACGCTCTGACAGCCAATCCTTGAGTTGCGATACGGAATTTGGGTTCTCAAGGCCAGTCAGTTTATAGGCTCTTTCTGTTGCTGATACGGTAAACTGCTTATCACAGGAGATGGCTTGCATCACGAAATCCATATCCGCCCTAAAGCCTCGATCATTAATTCGTTGGTCCAGTTCATAGAGGGCTTGTTCTGATTCTGGTATTGGATAGTCTTTGATTTTCTTTCTAATCTCGAGTTCCACTTCTACGTCTCTGATGTTGTACTGCTTGAACAGCTCCCATTTGTCAGGTGCATCTGTTGGAAGGTTTCTAGTTCTGCCACCATTGGCTGCTGTTGGCTTACAGGGAATACAGAAATATCTAATCAGTGGTTTTCCCTCTGACATCTTTTGAACACCTAGCCTTAGCACTTTTGCTACTCCCTCAAGGTGGAGAGGAAGTCCAAGCATTGCTGCCTGAACCTCACTGCACCTCCATGAAGATGGATTAAGATACACTTCCTTATCAAGCTTTCGACTCAGATATCTCATAAGAGCCACTCGTTCGAAGTTGGCATTAAAGGCAGTCTTGATGATGTCTTCACTTAGAATGGCCTCAACGATTTCTTCAGGTATTTCCTCACCACTGGCCAGATCAATCAGCTGAACAGGACCTTCATCAATGCTGTAGGCAAAGAGCAAGATGTCGAAGTTTGGACTATCGGTGTAGCGGTAAACACCACACTTTCCAAGGTCAATATCTGAAAATGTCTCAATATCTATGGATAAAATCTTCATGGGTTTACCACCTCCTCTCCGTCTTCTTTACTGCTAAGCCAAGAAATCATCGTCAGCTTCAATCTCAAAGTCATCCTCAGCGCGACTCATACCACCCAGTGGCTCTCCGTCTTTAAGCTTCTGCACGTTTCCAAGGCCCGCTGCAATTCCACGGTTCCCGTTCACATTGAAGGCATATAGGTTCAGGCTTACTTTTCCATAACATCCAGAGTAGACTTCACTTCGATCGAGAATGGCTTGAATCTTTCCATCCACCACTTGAGGTGCGTTCTTTGAATTGGCGTTGATGAAATAGCACCCTTCATATGCCGGATCATCCGGTCTATCAATGTCTCCATCTCGAAGAGGAGTCTTAAGATTAGTTGGAACCTTTCCTCCAAACTTTGGCGCACCTTCTTGCTTAGCTGCCTCAATCGCCTTCAAAATTGCGTTTACTGTCTTCTTGTCTGACTTTGGAATGATGACCGAGACGCTGTACTTAGGGTCACTTCCATTGATACTTTTCGGTTCAAAAACATTCACATAGCTTAATCTTCCAGGTACGACTACTTTCGTTTCTTTACTCATGATAAAATCCTCCTAAAATTTGTATTGGTTTGCTCTTCTGAGCTTGGTTATAATAATCGATTGGTACTTCATAACGCTCAAATGTTCATAAGCGTTCATAAATCTTGATCTACTCTTCCACCTGAAACTCTGCATGGATAGGATCAACAGCTTGACGCTTGTCTGTTTCAGGTACCAAGGTGAGTTTCCCCTTTGGTTTTTCTACTAAGTTTCCAAGGATGTCATTGAACTTCTTCTTGCCCATGAGCTTCTCCATCTCTGTGATGGTGATTAAGCTCTGTTTGAAGATGTCTGTATAACCTGCTTCCTTCGCAGTCTCAGCAACTGCAGTTTCATCCGTGAACTTCCTTCTGGTTCTTCCTTCGACGAGCTTGAATCCATCCCACTCTCTACCTTCATTGATAGCCAGCGCTGTGGCGTAGGTGTAGATATCCCCCGCCCATTTAGCCAGTTCATCTGCAAGACCGATGATTTCAGCAATCTCCTCGTCTGTGAGAAGAGCAGGATCTTGAAATTCATACTTTAATAGTTCAAGATTTTTCACAGCCCTTGCCCTGCACTGGTTCTTTGCTCTACAGAATCTGCAATGATCTCCGGCACAGAACTCTCCACCACCGGTACTAGCCAGTAATGCTTTGGGTTTTAATTCTTCTTCAGCCCATTTCAGTAGTTCTTTCACTGTGATCTCCCAAGTAGAGAAGTTATCTACCCTTGGCTGGACGATGGCCATGGACACTTTCTCGATGTCATAAAGCATGTCGAAAAGGGATAAGGCGCCAAGCGCATAGAGCATCATCTGTGGGTTCTTTTCTGCTGAAACGATGACACCACGTCCGTATTTCAAATCCACCACATGAAGGGTTCCATTTCCAACGACAACCAGGTCACCGGTCCCGAAGCCTTCAGGTACATAATCAGAAAAGTCCAACTTCTGCTCTATTAAAATTTGAAGGTCAGAACAGTTCTCTTTTGATCTCTCAATCAGTTCTAGGCAGTATTCCACGTACAGATCTGTCATCTCGTCCATTTCGTCCGAGTGATATGGACTTGTCGGTTTTTTCGACCGCATCTTCAGCGCTTTCTTTAGCTTGTGTTCGGCCAGGTCATGGGCTGCTGTTCCCTCTTCAGCATAGGAGCTTGTTTCATTTGGGAACTGCTGCTCTAATTGAGCGGATGGTGGACAGTTCATCCACCGATGCGCCCCTGATGCCGAGTAGATGGAATGTGTGTTATATGATCCACTCACTTCAGCTCACCCACTTCCTTCAGGGCGGCTGCATAATGCTTAGAATCTAGAGATGAGAGGTTATTGGCTCCATATTTGGTGATGATGGCTTTCACCGCCTCTCTATGACCGTCTCTGCTTTTATCAGCCATGGCTGCTCTCACTTCTTCAAGGGTTGGTTGTTTTTCTTCTGGTGCTTCTTCAACCGGTGTTTCAATAGTCGCTTCACCAACTTCAGGTTCTTTGTTCTCAGATTCCTCCACCTTTGCTTTGGTTTTTGATTTCTTTTTAGTTGGTTCTTCATTTGCTACTTCATTTGATTCCATAGCATGTACCAAAGTCTCTATACTTTCAGTCAGTGACTTAAGATCACTGACAACATCCAGTGCGAGTTTGATTTTACTCATCCTTCGATTCTCCTTTCGTCTTGAAATAGTCTTTAGCCAGTTCTTTAAGAATTGGTACCAGGTCCTTCATCTCCCAGGGTGTGTTTCTTTCCTCACCGTTTAGCTTCATCTTCTCTCTGCCAAAGTGACCGTAGGCTGCAAACTGTCTGTAGATGGGCCGTCTCAATCCAAATGACTTGATGATGGTGCCTGGTCTCATATCAATCAAGGCTTTAATGATTTCCGTTAATACTTCATCCGACAGTTTTCCGCTACCAAAGGTGTCTACCTTGAAAGACACTGGCTTGGCCACACCAATGGCGTAAGAAACCTGCACCTCGCATTCCTTAGCGAGGCTTGCTGCGACAATGTTCTTTGCGATGTATCTGGCAAGATATGCTCCTGAGCGGTCTACCTTCGTTGGATCCTTCCCAGAAAAAGCTCCACCACCATGTCGTCCCTTGCTTCCATAGGTATCAACTATGATCTTTCTGCCGGTCAATCCTGAGTCTGCAGCTGGACCGCCAAGGACAAATCGCCCGGTGGGATTGATCATCACTTTTGTGTTTACCGTCAATAGGTCATTAGGGATGACTTTGAGAATAATATGCTTCGTCACATCTTCTCTCAACTTCTTAATGTCCACACCTTCAGCATGTTGGGTGGATACTACAATCGCTTCAATGGATAAAGGTTTATGGTCCTTTCCATATCCTAGCGATACTTGGGCTTTGCCATCTGGTTTAAGGTAAGGAAGTAGCCCTGACCTTCTTGTCTCTGCTAACCTCATGCAAAGCTTATGTGAGAGCACTAATGCTAAAGGCATAAACTCAGGTGTTTCATCAGTGGCGTATCCATACATTAAGCCCTGGTCGCCAGCGCGGATCTCACTTTTAACTACTCCCATTGCGATGTCAGGAGATTGTTTGTTGATTGCGATAAGCATTCTATAAAACTCACCATCCGTTGACAGTTCATCTGCTCGGTAGCCAATTTCGTAGATAATGTCTTTAACGATTTTTTTGTAGTCGATTCTCTTTTCAGTGCTGGTTTCTCCAAACACATGGATGAGTCCATCTGCTGCAGTGACTTCAATTGCTGTTCTTGCTTCTGGATCCTCCAATATAATGGAATCCATAATCGCGTCAGCAATCTGATCACATAGTTTATCTGGATGCCCCTCCGTTACTGATTCAGATGTAAAAACATAAGCTGGTTTCTGATTATCTTTCATTTACTTGCTCCTCTCTATTTCGATTATTCAGCTTCATCCGTTTCTTGCACTTCCATCTCCGTTATGGAAATGATTCCTACACTGTCTCCAGGTACTAAAACGACCATCTTGTGTCCATCTCCGAAGATTGCATTTAGTAAGCGGTCCCGTAGTGTCACTTTTCTGGCGGCAAGCACCTGGTTAGGACTTGGTTTTTTGATTCCAATCTCCACATGATGCATTGTCTTTGCCTTTTGAAGATTTAAAACGCCTTGTTTACTCATCTCATATCACCTGCCTTTCATATTGAGATTTGAGTTCCATATCAGCGGCCTCTATATATAGGTCATGGGAGAAACAATAGTTGCCCCCCTAAATCAAAACTTTTTTATTTTTTTGCTAAGCTGCTCCAAAACACGGTTCATTCTTTTCGTCACAGAAGACTTATGAACACCATCCCTCCTAGCTACATCAGCCATGGAAAGCCCTCTAAAATAAATGTCCATCACCAGTTCCTGCTGCTGTGGCTCCAAAGCCTGAATAGCTTTTCTTACAGCTTCTTTCTCAAGATTGGCTAGCACCATATCAAGTGCATCTTCTTCGGTCATGAGGGTATCGAATTTGTCGTTTTGGTCTGAATAACTGTGGTGGCGTCTGCTCTCAGTCTGATTGTTGTTGTACTCAAGGCGCTCTTCACCTTTGCTGATCACAAGCCACAGCCAGGGTTCTACACCTTCAGTTTCCGAGATCATCTCCTCTGTGATTTCACATTTTTCATCTGTGGCTTCAAATTCATAAGTGAATGAATCGCACTCACTTAGATCAAATGTGGTTTTCTTTTTACCAACTGCATAAGTGACCTTTCCTTCTTCTGAAATCTCGATAGTTGTAGTAACTCCATTGGTTTTGAATGTTTTTAACATTGTCTGTTCCTCCTTTGATTTTGTAGTTAGGAGGAAGCACGACCAAAAAAGGGCATAAAAAAAGGCCCTAATACGCATAACACGTACTAGGACCAAATTGGCCGAGGGCGAAATACCCATAGAGCAAAAATTGCCCCAAGGGCATAAAAATAGCCGCTTAGGTTAAGACTCATATAAATCCTAACCCAAGCGGCTATTCTGCCACTATATTCATTTTTTGGACACACTTCCCACTATACTCATTATAGAAGGTCCAGACTGTCAAAACAATTTCAAAAGCCTATCAATTCTCTCTCATTTGACTGTCAATTTCCTATCATTTGACTTTCATTTTCCTGTCAATCGACTCTCAATAAACTGTCAGTTTTAGTCCGCATACCTCTATTGAAGCTTGTCCCAGTATTCTTTTAGAGGCGGGATTATGTACCCCCAAAGAGCAATCCCCATGAGTTCAGTTGCCTGTTTCTTATAGCGGTAATAGGTTGACTGGGTCAAATTCAACTTTCTCATGATGGCATCATCACAAATCACATCTTTATCAATGTAACAGTAAGTGATGATGTCATGGTATACCTGTCCATGCTTTGGATGGGTTTTCAGATGCTTTAGTGCCTTGTCCACGATTTCGATCATCTGCTTCGTTTCCGCAATGCACATAAGCCTGTCTTCAATGGCTTTCTTGTCTTTTGTCAGATCATACTCGTCCAGCTCCAAGCTTAAAAAATCAACCAGTTCAGAGATTCTATCGCTTCCGTACTCCTGTGCTGTCTCTTGAACCTCATATATGGCAGTCTCTATCCTCCATACCACTGTCCGATAGATGGATAGAAGAAGCTTCGTCTTATGAAATTGCTGTGTTTCTAGTTTCTTTGTTCCCCCCAAAGGCCTCACCCCTTTCAACCCCTTGGAAGATGGTTGTTGGTCTTGTAACTTTATATCTTTCTGCATTTTTGAGCCTCCTTTTTCAGAATTATCTGTGGCGAAAAGGCTTATTTATATTATATAACCGAACATACGTTCTGTCTAATATAATATTCCTACCTTTTATCCAACAATGCTGACAAACCCTTTAAAAATACAGGTTTGCTAAAGAATATTTTTTTGTTCTTTCATCCCATCATCATGCTTCAAATATACGTTTGTTGCGTATTTGGGATTTATTATTAAAAAAATATTCTAATAACTTAGATTAAGATAATTATACAGATTTGATAACGCCCTGTCAATCCCATTTCCGCAACTTTCATTATTTTATTGCATTTTTCGTTGCGTTGGTTTATACTATTGACTATAGGCAAAATAATTTGTATAAAGAGAGGTGGATTATCATGCCCAACAAATCACTAACTGACCAGGAAATTCAAGAATTACGGAAGCGGCTTCGTGCCAGAAGGCTATTTCTTGATTTAACATATCAAGAATTAGCAGAAAAAACTGGCATGAGCAAATCTACTCTTCAACGTTATGAAACGGGGGGTATTAAAAACCTACCATATAGCAAAATACCGATACTTGCTGAAGCCTTAGGGGTTTCTACAGGCTACTTTACGGATTTGGACCAAGATTATACATCACCAAATATCCTTAAGACAAACAGCTTCAATGTTGCAGACAGAACTGAGTTAATCGAAAGAGCTAGAAAATTTGAAGATGAAGCAATCGCTCGTATTACCCCAGCATTAATCCAAAATGGCTATACAGTTGAAAAGCAACCTCATGGATCACTGGGTGATATCGTAGCAATTAAAGGAAAAGAAGCTTGGCATATTGATTTTAAGTTTACAAGCGACTTAGAGAAGCACCCTATAGGTACAGGTCGAACATACCAAGAGTTTCTTTTTCGGCTAGGTAGATTGGCTGTATATCAAGGCAAAGTCACTAAATACTCTATCTTAACCAATATGCGAGTGATAGGCCAACAAATGATTGAAAGGTACAATCCGCGGCACATAGATATTGAACTAAGTGTACTTTACCTTACTCGTGACGGTTACGAAGAACTCTACTTCCAAAAATAACAAAGTCCCGCCAGGCATCTACGCTTGACGGGTTTTATCTATTTTCCAGTTAAATTGAGAAGATCCTCTAAAGGCTCATACCCTTTGTCGTTAAAGACGTACTTCCGCACTTCACCATTGATTGTGGCGGTGATCAGTCCCATCACCTGACCAGGATTTTTCTGAAAGGTCATGGGTAGCTCACCAAAGAACTCGGACCCGAAGGATGATTCAATAAAGTCCAGTTCATTAAGATGGATTGTCCTGATGAAGTTCAAGATATTAAACTTGATCTGTTCTTCGAGACTCAAATCTCCAGCTTTCAGCATTTTCTTTACTTCAATTTCTGAATACTTCATTGGGCTATCCCCTTTCAGATTTTTAATTTTCTTAATCTAGCCTAGTATGTAAGAGCTGATCTATTCACTTTCTTGGGCAGACATTTTCATAATCTCAACCATTTCATCTTTGGGAATTACTTTAAACTCCTTCTTCCCACAATGATTAAACGTACCTACAATGAAAAACGAATGCTTCCTGTCAATAATCTCATGAAATTCAAAGCCATCTTTATGGTCATAGCAGTGTAGTAATTCATTTAAAAATACGTCTTTAGTTCGAATAGATAACTTTTCCCAGGTTTGAAGAGCAGCTTCAGTGATTTGTGCCATGTCTTTTTTTATATCAGGCATCCTATCGTTAAGCTCTCTGACAAACATATCCCCTGAATCATCAAATAGTTCAGTTTTGGGGTTGTATTCAATCTCCGAACTTGGAAGGTGTAAATTCAACTTGTTATAATCTTCATCGACTTCATAAAAACGGTATGGAATCTCTTTAATAATTGAGCTTGATTTCCCTTGTATTTTCTTATCCATGGTCTTTGTGAACATTATAGGTTCCTCTAAATACCGTTCTATCTGTTCTCTGGATGCATATTGATGTATCAAAGCTTTCTTCATTTCTCCTTTGATTAATGCTTCTAGATCTTCCTTGCCACTGACGTCATAAATCATAAATGGAAAAAAATATTTGTCGTTCATTATAAACAAACATTTACTGTCATCAATTTCAAACACACTAAGATGCCATTTAAAAAATCCATCTTCTGAACAAGAATCTTCAGATTTGATTTTATAGAAAGTAAGTAGCTTCTGAGTGCTTTGAATTTGTATCATTTATTTCTCCTTATTTCTTCCATTTCATTTGGCGTAAATCCATTGTTCTCAGGGACTCTAGTATTATTTGCAAGTTCTCTGATGAGTCCCATGAGCTCATTTACATCCTTTTCATTTTTTATTTTAAGTTCCCTGTTTTCGAATAGATATCCTATATTCGCCAGGCTATCAGCAGGCTTGCAATAACGCTGAATTTCTAATGCTAGTTCATCTGCCCTAGATTTTCGCCAGAATCTTTTCCTGAAGAATCGTCTCACCGCTTCAAACTGCTCATTTACCTCAAAATGCTCAAGGTGCGCATACTTCAATAGCTCTTCTTTTTCAGGAATATAGTATGGTTTCCCTGCTTTCTGTCTCATAACCGCATCAAAATTCTCAAAAGCCATTATGAGGGCACTAACAAAATATTCATCTTTGATTCCGATATATGTTTCGATGTTTCTGGTTCTTTCATCTTCTTCAATTAATCTCAAGTCATTAAGATTGATTTGATAGTCGTTTTGCTTGTTGATGATCTCTATAACCTTTTCTCTATGGATAACACCATAAAGATTGATCATTGCTTGGATGTAGGTGTAGATTTCATTGTAAACTTCTGAATCCATTCCCAGAGCAGTTGCCTTTTTATTTACCATTGTAACATCACCCCCATTTTAATAACAGGGTTAACTGGCGTACATGTATTTAATTAACCTCTATGAGCATTTCCCTTATCATGCCACTCAAGAATCTCAATAGCATATTCAAAAAATTCCTTTATCATAATATCTTGTTGATCTTCTGTTTCTTGATCATGGACAGCGCTAACTGAAGCTAACGCATGAATCAATTGAGGAAATTTATTCTTAAGGATTGTCTTGTCTAATGCCTTTTCCTGCAAACGCCTTCTTGTTCTTATTTTCCTATAATTTTTTTCTTTGCGCTCAAACTTTGGTTTTGAAGCTTTGACTATAACCATCTTTTGTAATTTTTC
This region includes:
- a CDS encoding helix-turn-helix domain-containing protein; translated protein: MPNKSLTDQEIQELRKRLRARRLFLDLTYQELAEKTGMSKSTLQRYETGGIKNLPYSKIPILAEALGVSTGYFTDLDQDYTSPNILKTNSFNVADRTELIERARKFEDEAIARITPALIQNGYTVEKQPHGSLGDIVAIKGKEAWHIDFKFTSDLEKHPIGTGRTYQEFLFRLGRLAVYQGKVTKYSILTNMRVIGQQMIERYNPRHIDIELSVLYLTRDGYEELYFQK
- a CDS encoding DUF6933 domain-containing protein translates to MIQIQSTQKLLTFYKIKSEDSCSEDGFFKWHLSVFEIDDSKCLFIMNDKYFFPFMIYDVSGKEDLEALIKGEMKKALIHQYASREQIERYLEEPIMFTKTMDKKIQGKSSSIIKEIPYRFYEVDEDYNKLNLHLPSSEIEYNPKTELFDDSGDMFVRELNDRMPDIKKDMAQITEAALQTWEKLSIRTKDVFLNELLHCYDHKDGFEFHEIIDRKHSFFIVGTFNHCGKKEFKVIPKDEMVEIMKMSAQESE